The DNA window TCCACATGAACGACTACCCGGCCGACCCGCCGAGGGAATCGATCAAGGACGAGCACCGGGTTTATCCAGGCGACGGCATCGCGCCGCTCACCGAGATTCTGCAGGGTTTCCACCAGGTCGGTGCCAGCCCGGTCCTCAGCCTTGAGCTCTTCAACCGCTCCTACTGGAAGCAGCCCGCCCTCGAGGTGGCGAAGACCGGCTTGGCGAAGATGAAGGCAGCCGTTGCGAAGGCAGGACTCTGACGGAGAGGCGGCACCAGACGGATGCGCCAATCAGGGGCTCCCGGGGATCGGTTCCGGTTCGATCAGGGCTGATCCGAAGTTCCGGCCGAAGCGTCGGCACCAGATGGAGATGACGGGGTAATCCTCAAGATCGAGTCCGTCCTCCAACGCATAGTTCTGGTCGCCGATGTTTCCCTTGAGCGTGCCGAGATTGATGAATCCTCCTTCGCTGACGGTGCTCTTGACCTCTTGGTTGTCGGTCGAACTGCTCTTGACCGCATAGACGAAAAGGTCGGGGCCGTTGGTCACATCGAAGCCGGTGAAGGTGAGGTTGAGTTGACCATTGATCCGGCTGAGGAACGCGTCACCCGAAATGGTGTAGGTGCTGTCGCCTTGCCGGAAAGACCCTTTGCCGAGGAGTGCCCTTTCCGCATCCGTGGATGCGGATCCGCCGTCCTGGCCGGAGACCAGACTCATGACCGCCTCGGGCACTTGCTCCTCGACTTTCCGATCGATGAACAGGGCTTGGATGCCGAAAACTCCGAACACCAACCACGCGAAGACTCCGGCTGCGACGAGAAACAATGGGATCTTCAGGGATCTCTTCATGGGTGTCTCGAGTGAGGCAGGCTTCCCTAGGGACGAAAGGAGCTGGAGTGTTACTCCTCGGGTGACTCGACAAGCTCCGCCGACCACTTCCAGCTGTGGGCCTTCACGTTGATCGCCTCGCCCTCGACCTTGGTGCCGGTCAGCGGCGCTGTCTTGGTCGCGTAGGCGTCGTTGACCTCGAGCACCAGCACCGGTGGGCCGTCCGCCCGGCTCTCCACCCGCCAGCGATCGTTGTCGAAGGTGGTGTTGTTGGGGCTGTTGTCCTTGAGCCGCCCGTCGGCCAGGAACTCGATCGTGTAGGTCGATCCCTCGCCTTCGGTCAGTTTCCAAACTGTTCCGACGAGCGGCTCGAGCAGCGCCTGGACCCTGATGTGGCGTGCGCGCATCCGGATCTCCGGGTGCTCGCTTTCCATCGCGGCGTCCAAAGCGGCCGATGCGTCCTCAGCCATCGCGATCAATGCCTCGGTCGCCTCGACCCGGCGGGGGAACGACTCGTCACCGAGTTGGGCGATCCAGTCCTCCACGGAGCGGGCTCCGGCCTCGGGCTTCGCCGGAGGGGTCTGCTGCGCGATCGAAACCGAAAAGAACGCTCCGACGCAGCCGACGGCGGCGATCCACGCACGGATGATGGGGGCGTTGCGCATGTCCGGGGATCGGGTTCGACGATGGCGGGGAAAGCAGTCACCGGTCGGCGGTGATCCAGCCGTGATGCACGGCCCGTGCCGATTTCCCAACGGACAAATCTGGCACAACTCCGGGAGAATTCCGAGAACCTTCTGTTCGGGGCCCTAGCGCCGGCGGCGAAGAAAAACCGCCACTCCCGCGAGGCCGATCAGGGCACAGGTCGAGGGCTCGGGAATCGGGGTCACGGTGTAGCCTGCCAAAATCGCTCCGCCGAATCCGCCGCTGACTCCCCCGAAGGTCAGGGTCAGGTCATCGGTGGCGGACGTCGTCGTGACATCGATGTTGTAGGTGAACGCGGAACCACTCGATCCGTAGGCGGCGACGGTGCTCCCGAGCGTGCCGATCTGTGGCGACGTCGTGGTGAACTCGGTGGTGGAACCGCCGTCGAAGCTGACGTCCATGTCGAACACGCGGTTGTTCTCCGAGTGTCCCATGTAGAGCGTGATCTCGTACTGGCCGATGCCGAGATCGTTGAAGGTCATCTGCCAGATGTTGGCTTCGTTGGGTGCGAAGTTTCCGTACGATCCGTGGGCAGTCGTGCCGTCGAAGGTGTAGTTCGAGACATTGCCCTGGCCTCCGATGGTATCGGTGCCGGTCGTGCCTTCGGTGAGGGTGACCGTGCCGATGGTGGAGGCGCCGCTGACCGTCGAGAGAACGGTCCCTCCGTTGTTCGATACGGTTCCGAAGCTCGTGTTGCTGTAGGACGCTCCGGCTCCTCCGAGATTGCTGTCGAAGAATCCGCCGGCGACGCTGATGTAACCCCAGTCCGCCGTTCCGGCCGTGTTGACCGCCCCGCTGGTCACCCCGGAAAAGGAACTGCTGTTGACCGTGATGGCGGCACCCGCGACCCCGGCGGAGACGGCGATGGCTGCGAGAGTGAACCGGAGATGCATGTGCGTTGATTCGGCAAACTCGGAAGGCGGGGGCTTTCCGAACACGGGAAACTCGGAAATCACCGGATCGGTGACAAGCAGTTCTTCGTCCGGGCCGGGATTGAGGAGCCCGATGACCCTGACGAACCCGGTTCTCAGGGTGTAACCTTCTCCTCCCGATCCGGATTCGATGGGTGAACCCCTCTCGTTTCCGGAAAATGAAGAACGAATCCGCGACCTCTCCCACCACTTTGGTGCTGCTCGGCCTTTTGGGCATGGCGGCGTGCTCCTGCACTTCGATGCGGAGTCAGCGTCTCCAGGCCAGCGAGACGGGCACCGCGACCGCGATGCTCGGGCAGACGGCATTCCGCGCCACGGCGGTTGCGACGGTCCGCCAGCCGGTCAGTTCCACCGCGACGGCCTTCTCCTCGTTCTGGCACCGGACGCGC is part of the Haloferula helveola genome and encodes:
- a CDS encoding DM13 domain-containing protein, with translation MKRSLKIPLFLVAAGVFAWLVFGVFGIQALFIDRKVEEQVPEAVMSLVSGQDGGSASTDAERALLGKGSFRQGDSTYTISGDAFLSRINGQLNLTFTGFDVTNGPDLFVYAVKSSSTDNQEVKSTVSEGGFINLGTLKGNIGDQNYALEDGLDLEDYPVISIWCRRFGRNFGSALIEPEPIPGSP
- a CDS encoding PEP-CTERM sorting domain-containing protein; protein product: MHLRFTLAAIAVSAGVAGAAITVNSSSFSGVTSGAVNTAGTADWGYISVAGGFFDSNLGGAGASYSNTSFGTVSNNGGTVLSTVSGASTIGTVTLTEGTTGTDTIGGQGNVSNYTFDGTTAHGSYGNFAPNEANIWQMTFNDLGIGQYEITLYMGHSENNRVFDMDVSFDGGSTTEFTTTSPQIGTLGSTVAAYGSSGSAFTYNIDVTTTSATDDLTLTFGGVSGGFGGAILAGYTVTPIPEPSTCALIGLAGVAVFLRRRR